The DNA region TTGAAGGGGTTGAAGGATGAGGGTTAAAATTAAGCTTTATGGAGACTTAGCACTGAATCACTCCCCTGAGTTTGAGCTTGAGGTTAGAGAGGGTTCTGATGTCAAAGAACTCCTAAGGGAGCTTAAAATTAGTGTGGAAGAGCATCACATCCTTGTAAATGAGAGAAAAGTTGATGAGAGTTATAAACTCAAAGATGGCGACGTTTTAAAGCTTCTCCCTGTTGTTTACGGTGGTTAAAGGCCAACGTCCTCCCCAAACGTCAGCGTTAAGTATAGCTCAACAGTGCCGTTCTTGATATTTTGGATTATCTCTTCCTTGAATTTTTCAAGTTCTTCTCTGCTCAGCTCTCTCTTTTCACTGAGATTCTTTATCTTTCCATCGCGCTTGTCAAAAATTATAGTTTCTTCCTTTCTAACGATTAGAGGGACATAGTTTATCTTGATGCCGTAAAGCTCTTCAGCGTAGGCTATCTTTGAGAGGAGCAAATTTGTATAGCTTTTTAACTCGTCCATGGCTCATCGTCCTAAGTTCGCCAAATGCCTTTTATACTTGACGGAGCAAAAGT from Palaeococcus pacificus DY20341 includes:
- a CDS encoding MoaD/ThiS family protein, with amino-acid sequence MRVKIKLYGDLALNHSPEFELEVREGSDVKELLRELKISVEEHHILVNERKVDESYKLKDGDVLKLLPVVYGG